In the Hevea brasiliensis isolate MT/VB/25A 57/8 chromosome 8, ASM3005281v1, whole genome shotgun sequence genome, gaaaaaaataattaaaaaaattattttattattttaatttttttatgattaaaatttattaaatttgattttaaattattttttaatattctataAGTAATATATTTTAGAaagtatttttttcaaaaataattttattaacaatGCCAAACAGACCTCAAACTCACTAATCACAATTTGCAATTAATAATAGATTCGTTTTCTCTAATATTATCTATTTAttctatgatatatatatatgtgtgtgtgtgtgattttgCATAGAGCTGAACAGAattcggtttaaactgaaaaatCGAGCTGAATTGAGTTAATTCAGTTcaatcagttttttttttttttaaatttaattggttcggttcggttttacattataaaaattttagttatttcggttcggttcggttttgaaaagaaaaaaattggttaaaccgaaccgaaccgaatagtaatttatatattcaaattgaaccaaatcaaaccgaatcaatttttgaattgatttatttttatgaaaaatttatgaattatatttaattatatatatattaattgtttaatttcattgataaatggttattaggttcaaatcaaagtcaaaattaaatcaaataacttgaaaatcaagtctacattaaaaaatcaatcaaaaattaaAACCGATCGATTTAAATTGAACCGAACTAAACCGAAATAAAgcgatttgattcgattcgattttttatccatttcggttcggttttgtttttaaaatttaaaatttattttttataatttaatttggttcGGTTCGAATCGAATGCTCACCCTTAATTTTGCACGATAATGCCAATGCGGAAGTAGAAATTCAATGTTAGagcaaaaaattaatattaagatgaaattaaatgaaattctaataaaatataggattaaaataaaaatataaaatattaaaaaataaaaaaatatgaataaaaatattgagattaaaataaaaataaaaatattaaagaggTCAataattggggggggggggggggggtaaataatatgttttaaaaaattatactaaattttataagcaaaattttaattttcaaaaacctTTAGGGAGGCCATGTCTTCCTCAAATGTACACGTAGTACCGCCCGTGGATAATGctttaatttttgtcaaatttataCCTTGTATTCCTTTGCAAAAAGGGTTTAAATAATCGCTTAGGCTATGTTTGGGAAGTTTAGCAGGgagaattaaaataaaagagggaaaataaagaagaaaaataaaaataatgtaaaaGTTATTTTTTCACATGATTTAGATATTAGAGaggaaaataagaataaaaaataacgTTTTAAATAGTGAAACAttcattttatcatttttatttgaaattaaaataaataattaaaagaataaaaaaataattttatttattttttactcattttctctttaaaatagagaaaaaataaacaataacactcttttattattttctatccttattttaatttctctcaaattttcctcattttcaaactaaaaaaaaaatatttttattttactttataatttttctctttcCTTATTTTCCTTAAATCCAATCATAACATTAATGTTAACTAACGTTGACGTAACATTAACATAATGGTAATATTACCTCAGCGTTATATTAATATTACTTAATGGTAATACCGGtttaaattacatttattaacaaaatataatttagatatgaaattaaaaaaataaaatataattttttatttattaaaatataaattataatttttttatatagaaagtatttattttaacttataaattaattaaatcagtttgaaataataatttttaaatttattaattaaaaaaataagttgAAAAAAATGTtttgattaattattattataatataaaaaagttAAATCTATAATTAAGGAAAAGAACTTTCTGAACTATGATTTAATATAGTTGATAAAATATTATCAAATTATTTaaggaaataaaatttaataatgttaCATTTATATAAGGAGaataagataaaattatttaggaaataaatttaaattaaacataattataatataattaacagaaatttaatcaaattatttaggaaattaaaattaaaattaattataattataattataacatattttcaatttttttattttttaatatttaatcaaaattaaattgaaattgaaagtAACAATCAATTTTAATATGATTTCAGCTTATTCTCTGTCTTGAATTGGAATTCACAAAATATGAATCGTGGCTGGCCAAATGCAATCTCCgtatttgaaaatttaaattacagaaattcaatttaatttaaaaaataatttattttaaaaaaataataatcaaaaaataatttattttaataaaaatttgtaAATGTGCAATTTTTTTGCCATTCACTATTTATTTAGTATTGAAGCTAAATttactattttaaaaaaataattttaaatagctatatctaaattattttcatttttataatatatttaaaaatcatcttaaaaataattttaaattactatTAATAAAAATGCTCAAAGCCAGTCATCCACTTTTCTTGAAAGTTGAAACAAATGTTAAAGAATAAAGAGACCGCACCATAAAATCAACCGAATTTTCCTTTTATCAGTGTCCGGCGACCTTAAACTGCGGACCTAGCACCCAGGATTGGGTTGAGGACCACAGCAAATCAGCAATACCACTCTGCGATTCCATGGCGCCCAAGCACCTTGTTTTGATTTATTTCTAACATTTTCTTGATGTTGgcgtttattcttccttttgtgcATGCTCGTCATTGACTCATCTCTGCTACTTTCTCGAGGCTTTGTCCTTAAAAAGCCTTAAACCCTTCTCCAACGCAAAACCCATTTcccctttcctcttttcttccTTCTCCTCCTCCAATTTATAGCTCCAGAACTGAGAATTCTTGGAATTCCAGGGAGTAGTTTTGTATTTTGGGGACAAAATAGAGCTATGTCTTGTGTTACTTTAAACCTGGTACCTTCTCTCAATCTTGATGGCAGCAACACCAGTGCCAACTCTGCCAGATTATCAAACAATCTCTCTTGCTTCATTGGCAACTCTTCTTCTTCGTCTTCCTTCTTTCTGGGACCCTTGAGTTCCATTCACAGCAAAAATCGTTGTGATTCCCTCCGTGTAATCAGGGGCTCTAGGTCGTTTTCCTCGGTGTTCAAGTGTGTTTCCCAGAAATCAGAATCGTCAGTTTCGATTAATGCCCGTGGCAACGGTGCTTCTGGTAAGAACTGGGATTTTATTGTTTGgtactttttttcttctttttttaggaaaaaaaaaggTTATTTTTACTGTAATTGACTCTAATGTGGTAATTTGTTGAGGTTTTTGGTGTTCTATTTGGGTCTTGAGCTTTTTGTTTGCCAGAGAAGAGAGCAAATTTTGTACAGAAATGGTTAGAATAGAAGTTTTAGTATTCTGAGGTCCTTTGAGTATTGTTAAATTGAGTGGTGGTTGGATACTTGGTTCCTCTGATTATCTCTTCAATGGTCGTATAAAGAATGTAACTTGTGGAATTCTTGGTTGTTCCCAAATGATTAATTGTATTGGTATTTCTCTTTTCCGTTGGCAATGGATGGACCATAGAAAAGGGGTCTCCTGTGCACGAGGATACCAACATTGTTAGGGTTGGGGAGGGTCATTTGTTTGTATAGATTGATGGTATGGAGTGTTGTATTGAAGTGGTTGTGATGACTCAATCCTATTCATTTTGTAACCGTATTTATCTTCTAATGTTGCAGAAGAAAGGGTGGTTGTGTTGGTTATTGGTGGTGGGGGAAGAGAACATGCACTTTGCTATGCCTTGCAACGATCGCCTTCATGTGATGCTGTCTTTTGTGCTCCTGGCAATGCGGGTATTTCCAACTCTGGGAATGCTACTTGTATTCCAGACCTTGACATCTCCGATAGCTCAGCTGTGATCTCTTTCTGCCGCAAATGGAATGTGGGATTGGTTGTTGTTGGACCAGAGGCACCTCTAGTTGCTGGAATTGCAAATGATCTAGGGAAGGCTGGAATCCTTACTTTTGGCCCATCTGCAGAGGCTTCAGCTTTGGAAGGCTCAAAGAACTTTATGAAGAGCTTGTGTGACAAATATGGAGTTCCAACTGCAaaggtttctctctctctctctctctctactttTAATTTTGATAACCATATGATGCAGAATAAAAAAGTTCATTGTTTTTGCTGAATTCGACCAGTTGGATAACATAATTTAAATGTTACTGTGCGTATACCCTTGTCTCTGgtcaaactaaaattttaaagtcTTTACCTTTTTATGCATTCCTGTTCTTTAAACTAGAAACCCTCTTTCTGATGTTTTATTATTTTGTTGCAGTACCAAACATTTACAGATCCATCTGCTGCAAAGCAATATATTCAGGACCAGGGAGCTCCTATAGTTATCAAAGCAGATGGATTGGCTGCTGGGAAAGGGGTTATTGTTGCTATGACACTGGAGGAGGCATGTGAAGCTGTGGATTCAATGCTTGTGAAAGGAGTTTTTGGTTCTGCAGGTTGCCGTGTCATTGTTGAGGAATATCTGGAAGGAGAAGAAGCATCTTTCTTTGCACTGGTGGATGGAGAGACTGCTATTCCCTTAGAATCTGCTCAGGACCATAAGCGTGTTGGAGATGGCGATACAGGGCCTAATACTGGTGGTATGGGGGCGTACTCTCCTGCACCAGTGTTAACAGAAGAACTTCAGTCAGTAGTTATGGAAACTATAATTCTCCCAACAGTGAAAGGAATGGCAGCAGAGGGTTGTAAGTTCGTTGGAGTTTTATATGCTGGGTTAATGATAGAGAAGAAGTCTGGCTTGCCTAAGTTAATTGAGTACAATGTACGATTTGGCGATCCAGAGTGCCAGGTCAGTTTCAAACTTGTCATATGCCTTACATACAACAGAGATGACCTGTGACCTTCAATGAGCATTATAGCTAggaagaattgaatttgggaTCCATATATAACATAATCTGTATTTTGAAATTCAATATCATACGTAGATAGTTCCTTGGTCCTTGCTAACATTTGGTACTATCATTTGTCTAATTATCTTGATCTAAATTAGTCACTGAGTAAATATGTTATAGTGATGAGGAAAGCCATGATGCTTGTCCTCATCTTCTCAAGTATTCTTCAGGTTGTCTCTCTAAACTCGTTAAGAATTACAGTTTAGTTGTGATGGTTACTTTTTAAATACTGCAGAAAAGATAATATTTTAGCAGCCATGACCCTAAATTTATACGGGTTCTTTTGGTTCATTTTAATGTGCAGGTACTAATGGTTCGGTTGGAATCTGATCTGGCTCAAGTTCTGCTTGCTGCATGTAGAGGAGAGTTAAGAGGAGTATCACTGAACTGGTCCCCAGGGTGTGCCATGGTGGTGGTAATGGCAAGTAAAGGCTACCCTGGATCCTATGAGAAGGGGACTGTTATTGGAAATCTTGAAGAGGCTGCAAATGTTGCTCCAACAGTTCAGATATTTCATGCTGGAACTGCTTTGGATGCAGATGGCAACTTCATTGCTACTGGGGGCCGCGTGCTTGGGGTTACTGCCAAGGGAAGTGATCTTCAAGAGGCAAGGGATAAAGCCTATCTGGCAGTTGAGGAAATCAACTGGCCAGGAGGGTTTTACAGGCGGGACATAGGGTGGCGAGCACTTCCCCAGAAGCAATTTGctacaagaaaataaattaacaCTGAGGTAATCGATGTTGCCCATTTGAAAATACAAAACTTTACATATTGTAGGATATTTTGAATCATCCATGGAAGATAAATGGTTACCCTTCAGAGGCCATTCTAGCATACAGTCCAATGATCAAACAGAGAAAGATAAATCCCTTGGGGCAGTTCTTGAATTTGAAAGATATCTATCTGTAATGGGATTACACTTCAGAAGTCTCTTGTTTTCCATTGAACGGATAAAATGGTTGGCTGGTTGCGATTAAAGAATAACAACAGAAAATCATCaccctttttttattattattttttgagcAATGAAATCCTCAGCTTTTTTATCTCATGTACCTGTTTGGGATGGATGCATATAGATATAATTTTTAATCGTAACAGATAATTTTACCAGAATAGTTAATATATTAACAATGTTAGAAGTTAAACATTAACCTTAACAACTTGAGCAATATAATGGATATAGTTTtggcaatttttttttatcaaaaaatatatTTCATTAGATGAATGAGACCTAAGCCCTGCCACAAAATTCTAATCCAAGGTCAGACCCTAACCGGTCTGAAATCCTAGTATGGCTCGATTCCCATCTTCATCCTCCGGCAACTCACCCTTACCTCCAAAGGGGTCCAAAGGGAATCTATAATCAACTCAACTAATTATGAGAGAAAGCCAAAGGGGATCTACAATCAACTCAACTAATTATGAGAGAAAGAAAACAACATTATAAGGAGTGGTTAAACACCCTCTCTAACTCATAGGTCTCTCATGTTTAAACCTTTAAGCCCagaggaaaataaaggagatttgTGGCAAAACCAAAGATAGTAAGGCCTAGGACCAGTGCTGGATGACTGGGAATAGGCTTGGCAAACATGAGTTTTTCATACTCCCCCTGATAGAAAAGTGATCAATCATTAGAGCTTCGCAACGAACCGCAAGGAATACAATTACAACATGCAAGGCAGTCCCCTAAACACTAACAAAGAActcaaaaataaagaaataaaaaaaaaataaaaaataaacttcaaaataattactAAAAGAAAGTACTTGGCGAACTTCGTTGTCTTTTCCAGCGCGCATCTCTCCTCTTCCAAGCCCAGGGCTTGTCTCCCTTCCCAAACCCTCTTTCCCTCCAATTTTAACTTCCGATTTTGCTCTCACCTACCCTGAAGGAGATGACCTCCACTACCGCCCAAGTCCACATCCTCGCCGCGCCTGGGTTATCTTCTCCGTCCTCTACAAAACCCACCAATCTCTCTCCAAGAACAGTCTTCCTTGGCCAGAGATTCATCAGAACGAACCCGCTCAACCTCACAATTTCAGCTTCAAGAGTAGATGTTTCGACCCAAGCAAAAGCCAATCCAAGTGGGGAGCAGAAATGGACCCATGAAGGCTACGTGACTGAATCGCTGCCCAACGGTATGTTTCGGGTGCGCTTAGACAATGAAGATGGGATCATAGGGTATATTTCGGGCAAGATAAGAAAGAATTTTGTACGGATACTTCCAGGAGATAGAGTCAAGGTTGAGGTCAGTCGCTATGATTCCTCTAGAGGCCGTATTGTTTATAGAATGCGTAACAAGGATACAAGCAATGattaatttgtttatttttgcctttaattttcatgcaatttGTGGAAAATATGAAATCAATTTCTAGAATTTGCATCTCTCTTGACGTTATCTTATTAATTGTATAATTCTTAGttcttgtttggaagatttttatGCCTTTGATTGTGAGAAATGCTGTAGCAGAGGATCAATTATATACTATAAATATCATTATTGTTTGTATAGTACAAAACAAGAAACAGAGTTCTACAGCATAAGCTGGCTTGAAAAGTTAATACCCACCTATCACAAATAGCTCTATGAATCATCTAGGATCTGTTTTGTTCAAACTGACGAACCAAGATTTCTATATCTAACATCCTGAATAGTGAATCTAATATAAATTTCATTGGCATTGGTTCTCCTGTAGATTTTGGAACTCCTAGCCTAACTTGCAAACATATATACAAATGGATTCCAAGCATGCTTTAAGGGAAACACGCTATTAGTCTGGACCATATATGTGCTAACCTTTGTAGTTCTTCATTCTCAAAATCTAGTAGTTGTTCTTTCTCAAACACGGGCTGCTGGTAGCTCGATGACTTTCGGCTTCCGTGGTTGCTTCCCCATCTTATATTGAAACTTTATGGCATGGAAGACACCAACT is a window encoding:
- the LOC110651663 gene encoding phosphoribosylamine--glycine ligase, with protein sequence MSCVTLNLVPSLNLDGSNTSANSARLSNNLSCFIGNSSSSSSFFLGPLSSIHSKNRCDSLRVIRGSRSFSSVFKCVSQKSESSVSINARGNGASEERVVVLVIGGGGREHALCYALQRSPSCDAVFCAPGNAGISNSGNATCIPDLDISDSSAVISFCRKWNVGLVVVGPEAPLVAGIANDLGKAGILTFGPSAEASALEGSKNFMKSLCDKYGVPTAKYQTFTDPSAAKQYIQDQGAPIVIKADGLAAGKGVIVAMTLEEACEAVDSMLVKGVFGSAGCRVIVEEYLEGEEASFFALVDGETAIPLESAQDHKRVGDGDTGPNTGGMGAYSPAPVLTEELQSVVMETIILPTVKGMAAEGCKFVGVLYAGLMIEKKSGLPKLIEYNVRFGDPECQVLMVRLESDLAQVLLAACRGELRGVSLNWSPGCAMVVVMASKGYPGSYEKGTVIGNLEEAANVAPTVQIFHAGTALDADGNFIATGGRVLGVTAKGSDLQEARDKAYLAVEEINWPGGFYRRDIGWRALPQKQFATRK
- the LOC110651662 gene encoding translation initiation factor IF-1, chloroplastic isoform X1, whose translation is MTSTTAQVHILAAPGLSSPSSTKPTNLSPRTVFLGQRFIRTNPLNLTISASRVDVSTQAKANPSGEQKWTHEGYVTESLPNGMFRVRLDNEDGIIGYISGKIRKNFVRILPGDRVKVEVSRYDSSRGRIVYRMRNKDTSND
- the LOC110651662 gene encoding translation initiation factor IF-1, chloroplastic isoform X2, with product MTSTTAQVHILAAPGLSSPSSTKPTNLSPRTVFLGQRFIRTNPLNLTISASRVDVSTQAKANPSGEQKWTHEGYVTESLPNGMFRVRLDNEDGIIGYISGKIRKNFVRILPGDRVKVEIEKPWMQ